A window of Natator depressus isolate rNatDep1 chromosome 3, rNatDep2.hap1, whole genome shotgun sequence genomic DNA:
GAAATCACAATGCACAGCCTCAATCTTAGAAAACACGAAAAAAGTAATATTCCTTGATGAACAAGCCTTGTTGTTAGATGTGAAGGGCATATTTTATCAGCATGTCTTTGTAAACTGAAAACTGCTGCTGCTTCATACTAAATAGTAAAGAAAGGGCTAGAATAAATGGGAGCACTTTAAATTATTCTCAtatttgtatataaaaaaaattccatttaaaagcggcaaagagtcctgtggcacattATAAGCTAACAGACgtattgaagcataagctttcgtgcatctgacgaagtgggtattcacccacgaaagcttatggttcaatacgtctgttagtctataagttgccacaggactctttgccgcttttacagatccagactaacacggctacccctctgataaattTAAAACTGTACCTCTTTAAGAACAGATACAATTTGGATGTGTTTTTGAAGTATTCAATTTTATTAATGATGCTTCTATTTAAACTGTAGGGCTTTaggatcagatacaggagggtCCACCAGAAACCCAGCAGCTCACTGTGGAGTAGTAGGTTTAAAGCCAACCTATGGACTGATTTCTCGTCATGGTCTCATTCCACTAGTGAACTCCATGGATGTACCAGGAATTTTAACCAGATGTGTGGACGATGCAGCAATTGTATTGGGTATTTACTAGTGCATATGTCTTTGTATACAGTTTGTCTCAAAACCTTTTGAATTCAAGAATCCACTGTATTACTTTTTCTGTATGTCATGAGCCCTTTTTCATCTTTCAGGTGTGCTTGCAGGGCATGATCCTAAAGACTCTACTACTGTGCAGGACCCCTTTAAGTCGTTTGAACTAACCTGTTTTACAGATGCCAGCAAGCTCTGTATAGGAATACCAAAGGTAGCATTTTCAACTttatcactggaaaaaaaattcatacCAGAGTAAAAACCTATATATCCTGCTCCCTGAGTCTGCAATGATTTGGATCTGCGGAGACAGCATGGGAGTGAAAGTGTGTGTATCTCATTGCTCAGTGTCAACCTCTTCAGGCCTTTATAGGGCATTGACTCTCTCTGTAGAGTTCTGTCCAGTCTTTGGAGGGAATGTTGTCTAGAAGTTTTATAAGAGGAGACTGGGAGCCTGAGTTCCTGGGCTTTATTACTGGCTCTTTCACTGACTGCCTGTTTGACCTCAAACAAATCACTCTTTTTCTTAGtgcctgaggctatgtctacgctacaagcTAGGGGTGTGCATCCTCAGCTTGTGTACACATATCATAGCTCGATGACCTATCATTGTGTACACATATCATAGCTCGCCCGAGTATAAAGATCGGTGTAGTCGTGGTAGCACGTGCAGTGGAGGCATTGCAGAGTCGTGCCGCTTGAAACCAGGGGGCACATACTCGGCATAGCTCAGCTATGGCTTTTCTGCTGCTGCCGgtgctactgtggctacactgctgtttatactcgTGCTAAGCTCTCATCGAGCTACCGGGAGTACATGTACGCGAGTAGGAGAATCAcatccctagctcatagtgtagacattgcctgagtgtaaaatgggcataatactcacctcacagggatgttaagACTTAATAAATGTTTGTGGAGTGCTTTTGAGATCCTGGGTTGAAAGGCACTGTATTAATacaaaatactgtttaaaaagaTTATTGTGCCGTGCAAAGAAGGGAATAGCAGGGAAAGGGTTCTAATTAGGGATCAGGAGTTCGAGGGACACAATTTAGGTTTTTGTCTTTCTATTAATAGGccaaaaaaaaccttttatgaATGTGTTTCCTTCTGTGAGATAAGGGGATAACAGTTGGATTTAAACACCCTTCACTAATTGCAATCCAAGCGTTGTGCTAGTACAGGTGAACCAGaaaatttaatcaaacaaaaatatcactgaacagtctattttcattgtccagtTTGATTGAAATGTAAAAAGAGCATGTACAGTAATTTGTAAATTATATGgtaaatatttcaattttagtAATCCAAAATGGTGGTGGTAACAAGTAAGGACTTTTTAAATAAGTGATCTCCTGACAGTAGTGTCCCTTTTACAgtagtgtggatttttttttatataagcaACTCTGTTAGTACTATGGTCAAGTCTGCAGGATTGGTCCCATATTTTGACACTGAACTGACACTGTCTACAAAAGTGGATATTCAACTAAACTTAGGCTAATTAGGCTGGCTGTCCTTGTCTCCTTGgtatgggcttgtcttcatgggAAAGTTAATAGAGAATAAACTAGGATATAAATGTAAAGTGCAATAGCTATTCCACAGTAGCTCACTGCATAGACAGTCTTATTCCTCACTAATAGTGCCTTTTGCTGTTTAGGCTAATATGGTTAGGAAGCGTATGCTATTCAATAAACAGCAAAAAGGCACTTTTAATGCGGAATAAGAGTGTCTATGCAGTGAACTACtgtggaatagctattctgggcTATTTCCATGTAGACAAACACTAAGAGTATACACAGAGTGAGGCTTGTCACCAACTCTCATAttatgagacttttttttttttagtgctgtGTTTTGACCTAGGTATGACACTTGCCACTGATGTGCTTTGGCCATTGTTTCTGCTCATTTAACATTCATAATGGGCCTGGTATCGTGGCTTAAAATTTAAGATGTGCTGTCCATGAACTGCACAGTCCCAGTTAATAGATTGACAAGTGGGCAGCTTCCCATCCAGAAATTATAGAATTGAAGCAAGAAGTGTATAGTGAAATGTTACGACCTGCATTATGCAGGTGTTCAGACTAGATaatcgtgatggtcccttctggcatcaAAAATCTATGAAACTTATGAACTTAATATGATTTAATATCCTAACAGTCAGCAAAAACATAAGTCTAATAAATACTTAAACTAGTGCTCATcgctgcattttttttaaacagtatttgcATCTAATAGTATATTACATAGTTTGGCTTGCTTACTGTCAACCGATAATTAAGAACCATTGAAAGTAAACTCACGTAAAATTATTTGTGAAGATGCTTATTCATAGAattcatttcctaacttttgttcTCCACTAAGGAATATCATGCACCAGGATTATCTAGTGAAACTCTGGCACTTTGGTCTAAAGCTGCTGACCTCTTTGAGAATGCAGGTGCCAAGGTGATTGAAGTGAGTCTACCCCACACACGTTATTCAATTGTATGCTATCATGTGCTGTGCACAGCAGAAGTAGCATCAAATATGGCCAGGTTTGATGGACTAGAATATGGTAAGTTTACGTTTTCAAAGGAAAAAGGGCTATATTACATATAATATAAAGTAACATTCACTTTGTTGATCATTAAGTGGCATAAAGATGCCTGTCATAGGTGTGTGCACTGTGGTGATTTAACATACATGGTTACCTGCATTTCATGGTTGAATGTTAGGAGATATCCCAAACGATCATGAAACTTGCACTGGCTTTCTGCTTGTGGCGAAAAgatgaaaataatttgttttcagAAACTGTGAATTATTAAAAGCATAAAGTGCTCAATATATACATGAATGTTTTGCCATCTTATTGGGTGAGATACTGtgcattaaaatatttagaatttaGAAGCACTTGAGTAAAAAATCCCATCACTGGAGACATCCAAAGACAGGCCtggcccaaaaaaaaaaaaaaaaaggcagcctaGTTAATGTAAACAAGGGAATAGTCCTGAATTATCTGGGAAATGAACCAGATAGACTTAAAAGATCTTTTTCATGATTGTATTTTGTGACTTAACCAAGATGGGTTGTTGTCTTAATGGTTTGCCATTTTAGTTTGTCTAATGAGTGTATCACTTGATTATGGTATGTGTGGTGCTGGtgagtgaaaaataaaaatgcagctaATTTCTGAAGTCAGTCACTCTCAATGCATTAAAATAAGCCAGGACTATCAAAAGATTTAGTATTATATCTAAGTTTTTACCAGATAGTAATTTGAATTAGGTGTAATAACTTCCTTAAACATCCCCATTGCACCTGGCTATTGATGGTGCAGATGGTGCTTTTCTCCCCCTTTTAACTAAGCTTTTCCTGTGATTTTTTCAccccctcttctttctttttgtcACAAACCCACCATTATAATGTTGTTTATAGTATGTGACCTTTTTGGATTCTGTTTTCTATTTAACTAATGCTCACATTCTGGGGTTTTGAGATATTGTAGCTATCCCCAAAAACCCAATACATAAAAAGACTTTGAATTAGACTCAATCCTCTCTGTGTACCTGTCCCTGCCTCACAGAATTAAGTGATTGGCCAAACTCTTAAGCAAGTGCAgcttaattgaaatcagtggaatttcACTGCTTACGCCAGTGCTGATTGTCTGAAGTTTGGGTGTTCTTTAAGTTATGGGaagcttagggcctgatccaaagtttatTGAATTCATTCCACTGAATCTCATTGAATACAGTGAGCTTAGGATCCGACCCCTTGTAAATAAGTTGTTGCTTTTCATTTCGGCAAGCAAGTTTTTAGTCTGAGAGAAATGTTCTCAGCTGTGTTCTTTGAGGAGTGTACTGTGCAGCACAAAGGATGTATGCATTGTTCAGATCAGTTTTTAGTCTCTACTCAAAATAAACTGAAGGGTGAGCTATCAGTATTGCTGAAATACTTCTACACGTTCATGTCGTGAAGGATAAGAGTTCTCTCTGCCTTCCATGTCAGGCTGAAGATCAGAGGCAGGAGTGTTCATATTGTAGCACACTCCATTGTACTTCTCAGTACAgataaatagaaatatttcacTTCTAGAGACCCCAAATGTATAGTTGCAGTATGATTCCAGAATTCATTTAATATTTAGCTTaagtttttagtttttgtatGCAAAAATAGCATGTTAACATCTAGTGCACTTGACATAGTATGTCATTGTGAAGGTCAATAATTTATATAGTTTAATAGTTTTCATGGGTCTTCAGGATTTGTTTCCAGATCACTGGTGGTTTATTTTTAGGACACCGTTCCAGTATGGACAAGTCCACAGAAGTCATGTATGCTGCAACTCGACGGGAAGGGTTTAATGATGTTGTAAGAGGAAGAATTCTGTCCGGAAACTACTTTTTGTTAAAACAGTAAGTTCATCATATTTTAAAGCTCAAATGTACCATATTAATGACTTATTTGTTAAGCAGCTATGATGAAATTACTTATGTTGAACAAATTCTTTGTTGCTAAGGCAATATCTATTTATATTGGTTTAAGTGTATAATATGTAGCAAACCGTTATTAATGGCTAAAAAGAATGCTTTCCTTTACTCTTAACTGGAAGCCTTTTGAATTTAGGAAGGTAGAACAACATGTTGTATGATTTGCATCTTGAGTAGCCTATTGGCACACTTGGATTAAGCTATGCAAAAACGTAGTCTGTGATGTTTGTCAGTGAAATCAGAATAGAGCCCTAACTATTCTATATTTAAATGTTCTGTGGCCATCAGCATCAAGCCGATTTAATCTTGCTAAAGTTCTCCAGGTATAGAAACATTTATTATGTTCTACTGATGCCTCTTATGGAAAGCCAGATGATGTGGCCCTTAGTTTATATATCTCTCTCACCTTCCCCACCTCTTTGCTTGAGTctacagagaaaataaaattgtaCTGGTGTGATCAAGTAAACTCATTTATTTTTGTGAGGAACCTTATGTTTATGCAGTTCAGCTGGATGAACTGGTATGTGAACTCAGAATGAACATACTTTTAATTTCCACTCAGTCTCAATCTGTCTTCATTTATGATTATAATTGGAGAATGCCACTTTCTCTGCCTCCACCCTGTTAAGATTCCAAACAATGAGGATTTccacattgccacaaaacaactgaCACAGGGTGTCataattattttaagaaaattgAGTGTTGCAGACTAACAATCTCCTGCCATATCCTGACTGAACCGTATCtattaaaataaactttattgaattaaatttaacatcttttgGATGTTATGTCTGTATTAAAAGTGTTTATGTACTATTGTGAGATCGTGTGGAACTGCTTAAGCAGGAAGACAAGATTAATACAATCTTTGGAAGGTATTAGTAACTTCACACATATTGTTCCAAAAAGACTTGAAGTGGATTTTCGAGGAAATACCTTGGGGGTCAGGGGAATGCAAATTCTCCCCTCTGAGCTTTTTGAAGGTAGCCCCCAAGAATGGGACCCATTGTATGCTAATTACCTGTATCTGGAAACTTCAAATCAAAGACCCGTGAACTGAACCTGTTATAAGTAtgtttgttctgagctgaagaaGTCATGAACTGGGAATCCTCAAAGCTGTCATGAACTGGGAATCACAAGGACTCCCCTAGAGTCCTCTGAAGGACTTACCATGTCAGAATCCATGTTAGGGTGGGGGTTCCTGGTAAGCTTATTAACAAGAGTGtatgttttgtattgttttctctatagtgctttttaccttaagaatacaATAGGCTTGCACAGAAAGAACTGTTTGGTACCTTATATCTGTAGCAATCCCTCtgttatcagtctctgaagagaaagcaagcaagtCTGTTTAGGCAGATTGTCTTTGCTGGGAAATATACAGTGAAGGCaaagaactgtgcagcctggaaataggGAGAGAAACATGGGTCTCCACCCAGAAAGGCGACCATTGGGGAGCTGGAATCTGAGAATGGGTACCTTTGCTGAACCACTGAGGGGAGATGCAGGTGCAATTGCCCTAAACTGTGACACTGAGCACACACAAGAATATTCTTGCTACTTTAAGCTCTTAGAGCTAATAAAAGCTGGGTGTCTTCACGACAGGGATGTCAGCATATGAGCAGCCAGCCCCTCTGAACTGTCAATATTATTGCTAAGCATCCTCAATTTAGTGTTCTCTGATGACATCTGCCTGGGCCATCTATCATAAATGTAGGGTGAATGCTTGACAACCTGTGTGGGTCAGTTTTGGTGAAGGAAAACGGGAGTGATTTCTACAAGAGCTAAGCAGGGGGGAGTCTCAGCACTTTGCTACAATCCACAGTAAATGAATCATCAAGAACAGAATTTAGGGTTAAAATAACATTATCCTAATAGATTGCAGGAGAGCCATGTTTGTTCTCTGCTATATtcaaattacaaaatattttctttaagatGTAAAATCCATAAAATAACTAGATTGATGCTTGAAGTTATGCATGCTTGCATATATCGTCAGTGAAGTCTAAAATGTATCTACTCGGTCTCTTCTCCTATAAATTCTTTAAAAGTAGTTAGGGTAAAAAAATGTAAACCAGGAAAACTGGTTAAAGACCCTTTAGTCTTACATGAGTCTTGAACATTTTTATTAGTTCTGCAACTAACCTTTTCCTTAGTCTGGTAGGTAGGGTTTCATAAATAACCCCAGAAAGAGCCATTTTCCATAATACAATGGATTTGCTGTCGGAGATCAGTGATATCTTGATCTTTACAATCACTTTGGAAGAATAAGTACCAGGTTCCCTTGAAAAGTTAAGACACACTCAACTTTGTTTTCAGGACAACTCTTCAGCAAATCAGATCTTCAGAGTGATCAGCTGACAGTTATGTACTGGATAATTTGGATTGTTTTATCAGCAGACACTGGCATTTAGTTATTTACCCTTGACTTACAATACATTTGCTAATTACCCATAAAATGTTTACAGTACCAGTTATTTTTGACTAATAAATTCTTTTGAAACTGAACCTCTAAACTTGACATTAAATCCTTAAACTCAGGGTAATGCTGCATGTGATGTAGGAATGAAATATAAAATTGTCAGTTTTTCTGCctcagatatgcagaaaaacagattAATTCATAGTTTCCTTCAGTCTAAACTGCTGCTTACATAAAGTAAATGACTGTGGGAATTTTAGACAAAGACCTGGTGTGCTTCTCTATAATATCAATAAGAAGGACGAGTAGCAAAGCACACACCTGAAACatataactttaagcatgtgggtagtccctctgaagtcaagtgggactgttcatgtgcttaagtgccttgctagATAGAGTCCCTAAATGATTGATAAATCACAACTATAAGACAGTCATTTTTTTCCAGACATCACTTCCGTCATGCAATGAAGTTCAGTAGATAAGTAAACAATAAGGTTGCAGGAAAAGACTGGGTCATAAAATACTATCTTGATTTGAGCCTACCCTCCACTTGGCTTGTGTTTTCCTTCATTTATATTCCCTCTCCACTCTCTTCAGTGGTGTTTGCCCCAGGTCTCTCCCCAGATCTGTTTCATGGCTCATCTTTAAGAATATGCTTTAGTGCCATTAGTTCATCTGCAGCCATGCTGCTTTGATGACTGATCTTGTTCTCTGTTGAAACCCTAAGTACTTGTGGTGCAGCCCTTCAACCCAAAGGGAACACTgggcttgtttttttcccccaaaagccACTTAGCAATTTAAATTATTGATGGTCTTAAACTTAACTTCTAACACCAGTGACTATTTGTTCCTAGGAATTATGAGAATTATTTTATCAAGGCCCAAAAAGTGAGACGACTCATTGCCAAAGACTTTGTGAATGTTTTCCATAGTGGTATTGATGTTTTGCTCACTCCCACCACTCTAAGTGATACAATACCATATGTGGAGTTTATCAAAGAAGACAACAGAACCCGCAGTGCACAGGATGATATTTTTACACAGGCCGCAAACATGGCAGGTAAGTAGAGAGAGAAGTGCATCTCCTTGGCATATTTCCTAACTAGTCTTCAATTTAGTATCCATTCTCTccagccagctgccctctttCTATAGGACCTGTGTATAGAAAGCAACTGTCTGAACCAAGTTGTCAGCTTGTTTCTCTGAGTAGCAAAGCTTATATTGACCATAAGATGGTAGCAGTGTGAAGTGAGTTCATTCATTAAATGTGCAAGAATTTAAGTATATAATTACTTCTGGAggattctgcaccaaaacatAAATTTTGcagcaaaacattaaaaatttggcacacaattttaaaattctgtatattttatttgttaaaataacacaCTATAATCATGCccaagtttcaattattttggtaatttatttcaaaatacccgtCGGCAAGTATATctaacaacacagacagagattCAGGAAACTTTTTTgataaatagattccttactaggcatattaatgcaGAACTTTGagtagtaattcatttaaactacagtacagaaacctatttcccacacccctcagaagcagtgcaaaggtttgGGGGAATCagaggtaatggaggagctgagggagagggaagtaatttctggaaaggagcctgggagtgaacctagAGGGTTGttgagtgtgggtgggagaagtatggaacaggtggtatttcgggggagggaggggaggaattgTTTGGGAATTGAGGAGCCTCCCCCTACAGGGAGCCtggctgacccccacccccagcctctcttCAGTCCaacacatctgcccctgtccccgtgtggccctgcacccccccccctcccattcAACCCTGGTGCAATGCTGTCACCCCAGTAGTTCCTGTGCCCCCATCCCAGACTGTGATCCCCCAGCAGCCCCGCTGtgtccacctccccccccccccgcccaatatcccatgcctcctcacctggGCCCTACAGGCATGTTGTGAGGAACGCAACGTCTGCCCCATTCCTGTCTGACTGGCTGCTCCAGCTGGTGAGCCGGCTGCCCACTCTCTGGCACCACAAGCacctggtgggtgaaaggtgcAACTGCAGTGCCTctctggcagaatgtattttctgtggcgGTGGAGAATCTGTGgggaacatgaattctgcacatgtgcaatggtgcagaattcccccaggagtaatataatCTTGGTTGTACTGCTAAAATGCAAAGAGACAAGCCTTAAAAGCTTACATGCATTTGTTTTGGTTATTTTTCCTAAGAGTCTGGTTTGTAATAATTCTAGCAATATGTGTAATAGCAAATCCTGCACGTGTGATGTTTtaataattttgctttttttccccccagggctGCCAGCCATAACTGTTCCTACAGCACTTTCCGAGAAAGGTTTGCCAATTGGGCTTCAGTTTATTGGACGTGCATTCCAGGAGAAGCAGCTTCTTACTGTAGCCAAATGGTTTGAAAAACAAGTAAAATTCCCCATGATACAATTACAGGGAATGATGGATCATGGTCACACTGTCGGTCACCATCAGAAATCAGCCTTTTTTTCATAAGAGGACTTGGTGGTTTTAGTAGTGGAAGTAAGGAGGATTTTAGAATATTTCTCAATCGCTTTGTATGGTTTCAGATTGAAAAGAAATGTAATCCTTCCATTTAT
This region includes:
- the QRSL1 gene encoding glutamyl-tRNA(Gln) amidotransferase subunit A, mitochondrial isoform X2; protein product: MLRVSLREISAALKEGQVTPTELCQRCLSFIKATKFLNAYITIAEDTALKQAEESEERYRRGQILGDLDGIPVAVKDNFSTAGIETTCASNMLKGYIPPYNATVVQKLLDQGAVLLGKTNLDEFAMGSGSTDGIFGPVRNPWSYSRQYRDKCVQNSHPENEDSNWLITGGSSGGSAAAVSSFTCFVALGSDTGGSTRNPAAHCGVVGLKPTYGLISRHGLIPLVNSMDVPGILTRCVDDAAIVLGVLAGHDPKDSTTVQDPFKSFELTCFTDASKLCIGIPKEYHAPGLSSETLALWSKAADLFENAGAKVIEVSLPHTRYSIVCYHVLCTAEVASNMARFDGLEYGHRSSMDKSTEVMYAATRREGFNDVVRGRILSGNYFLLKQNYENYFIKAQKVRRLIAKDFVNVFHSGIDVLLTPTTLSDTIPYVEFIKEDNRTRSAQDDIFTQAANMAGLPAITVPTALSEKGLPIGLQFIGRAFQEKQLLTVAKWFEKQVKFPMIQLQGMMDHGHTVGHHQKSAFFS
- the QRSL1 gene encoding glutamyl-tRNA(Gln) amidotransferase subunit A, mitochondrial isoform X1; protein product: MGYRVPYKTELLISGRLATLAEYSLISAALKEGQVTPTELCQRCLSFIKATKFLNAYITIAEDTALKQAEESEERYRRGQILGDLDGIPVAVKDNFSTAGIETTCASNMLKGYIPPYNATVVQKLLDQGAVLLGKTNLDEFAMGSGSTDGIFGPVRNPWSYSRQYRDKCVQNSHPENEDSNWLITGGSSGGSAAAVSSFTCFVALGSDTGGSTRNPAAHCGVVGLKPTYGLISRHGLIPLVNSMDVPGILTRCVDDAAIVLGVLAGHDPKDSTTVQDPFKSFELTCFTDASKLCIGIPKEYHAPGLSSETLALWSKAADLFENAGAKVIEVSLPHTRYSIVCYHVLCTAEVASNMARFDGLEYGHRSSMDKSTEVMYAATRREGFNDVVRGRILSGNYFLLKQNYENYFIKAQKVRRLIAKDFVNVFHSGIDVLLTPTTLSDTIPYVEFIKEDNRTRSAQDDIFTQAANMAGLPAITVPTALSEKGLPIGLQFIGRAFQEKQLLTVAKWFEKQVKFPMIQLQGMMDHGHTVGHHQKSAFFS